In Chlorocebus sabaeus isolate Y175 chromosome 9, mChlSab1.0.hap1, whole genome shotgun sequence, the genomic stretch TAGTAAGAAATCAATAAAcaatggctgaatgaataaattaatcatTGAACAAATgaacggatggatggatgaatccATGGAttcatggatggatgcatggatggatacacggatggatgcatggatggatacatggatgcatggatgaacAAACCTGGAGGAATGAAGAACCCAGGATCCCAGGGACAGAGCAGAAACTAACCAGGTGGGCAGGCTGTACCCCTACCCCAGGGGGATCACTGCAGGCTGCTGCACAGATGCTCCAACCCATGCCCCTTCAATGCCAAGGGGAAGTAGGCCCAGCTGCTCACATCCTGCTGACCTGGGCTCCCATGCCTCAGTCACGAGGCAGCTAGGACACTGGGATGGGGGCAGGACTGATAGCAGGCATGCTGCCTTCATGCTCACTGTGTGTGTCCTTGGCTTGCAGCCCGTTCCAAGAGCCTGGTGATGGGGGAGCAGAGCCGGAGCCCCGGGCAGACGCCATGCCCTCACAGGCTGGGCCCCGTGCTGAAGGCGGGCTGGCTGAAGAAGCAGAGGAGCATCATGAAGAACTGGCAGCAGCGCTGGTTTGTGCTGCGTGGGGATCAGCTTTTCTACTACAAGGACAAAGATGAGATCAAGCCCCAGGTGAGAAGTGCATGTGCGGTCTGCCACGGGCATCACAGCAGGGCTCCACAAGAGGGAAGACCATGcccaggagaagggaggaaggcacAGAGTCACTGACTCCATCACAGTGATATTTTGCCAGGATTTCCAAAGTAATTTTCATTCTTATCCCCCATGTTCTTGGTATCACAGGCTGTTTTACTGGAACATGTCCACAACTTCTGCAATGAAAATGTTTCCTTAAAATGCTGATAGAGAACGTCCCTGCCCAACTTAAGAAAACAACCCTTCCATGTCTTTTTGGCCCCTTCATGCTTCCAAGAAAATGTACATGCACACGTTTCATTACTTCTGTCTTGCAGGAAAATGGATCACCAGACATATCTAGCCTCAAACTGAAACCTGGCTCACTCTGAAGCCCTTGTGCCTATCCCACATAGGGTTTCTGTGTCCAGAACTATGAGACCCACATTTTAAGCAGGTGCTTTAAATGTCTGCCTTTCTATCCAAATTGCACTAAGTTTACTCCCTCAGAGCAGCTAGTAGCCCCACCCACCACAGTGTAGCCTCCTCACACAGCAGCCCATGCAAACGTCGTAATAAGATACTCTGTGTGCTGCCATCCAAGACACCTGAGCCAGAAGCACTTGGGCAATCCAGTCCCTGTGATGGatttcagagagagaaagggtATCTCTTGGGCAGAAAATGGGAATGGACCTTAAAGGACTTGTCCCAAAAGCTGCTCCTAGTCACGGGTCCAAGTCAGAGTGGGCAGATCCCCTTGTTTGGGGTCACAGGTCACAGAATCTTGATGGGAAGGGGCCTGGTTCACATCCCAGCCATCCCCACAGTGTGGGGGCAGAGAGGGGCTCTGGGATGGGCAAGGAGTGAAGGGGGAGCTGGGCATGAGAAAATGTCCCTTTCTCCCCTCTTTCAGTTCTTCTGAGCACGTCAAGGATGAAGTGTCAACCCTGTGAGCCTACCTTTGACACTTCTCAAACACTTGGATCCtccttttaaacaaaatatggGGGCGTGGGGGTGAAAGGGGAACAGGCCTCATCTTACTTAGAGCCTTCAGTGCAACAGGCACTGGCTGCTCATGAATAACTTTCTGCCTTCATTCTGTTCATTCCAATAGCTACCTCTATGGAAAGTAATTCTGGTTCCCACTTGTGGTAGAGGTATCAgttttcctttctaaaatattGTGTATTGACATTAAAACCAAAAACTGTTTCACAGCAACGTGAATGCGCTTAATGGCACTTACCtatacacttaaaagtggttCAAATAGTAGACTTTGTGTTACACATAcattaccacaataaaaataaattaattagacGACTGCTTCaggaaaacttttacacaaaTAATAGCACAGATGAAACGTGAGTATGACAAAAATCATGAAGGTGGATTCAGAAAACCCCTATATTGTCCAGCCTCCTTGAGTGTATGAGAAAGGAGAACTCTGAGCAGTTAAGTGAGCCGGATAGGAACTCTGGAATCAGCTAGATCTGAACGAGACCTAGCATGCCAGCTGTGCAGTGCGAACAAAAGTTTTCTGAAATGGAACATGGAGGAAAGAGACTTTATTCCAGTGAACAGTTTGCAAACTGGGGACACGCAGCTTCCCTGTAAAAGGTGAAGGTGTGTTCCAGAAAACATAAGTGAGGGTTTTATAGCAAACGTGCCAGCCTAGGTTCCCAATCAGGTCTGTTTATGCAAATGAAGGATTCAGACTCATTTAGTTCTGAGAATTGATACAGCCGAGCACGGGAAGGTGAGTTCTGATTGGTTGGTTCAGGTGAACTCTGATTGGCTGGTTCAGGTGAGCTCTGAAAGTCCCAAAGTTAAACAGGAGTCTGGTCTTTAGGGGAAGGCAGAGTACATGTGTGATCCGTGGTCATCCAATGTCCACTTGGCCCTATTTTAAATTTAGGCCCAGTTAGCCCCTGGGGACTTATCTTGAAGGACTGGCTGTTTCAGGTTCACATTTGTTTACAATGGCTTGGGAGgagtcctttatttatttatttatttttactttagattGTATCaattgtaaaatggagacaatattACCTCCATCACAGGAATGAACTGGGGTTAAATTGTATAACGTACACATAACTGGGTACAAATCCTAACACACTGGATACTCAGATCTGAGCCCACAAgcccacccagccctgccctcacctGGCCCCcaactgcctcccaggctcacccCTAGGCTGGGCACCATGCTTCTGGTTCCCCACAGTCATTTCCTTCTGGCCTCCCAGTTTTGTAGACCAGCCTTGGCCCTTCAATAGTGTCTTGGCTTTCCTGGCTGACCTGTTGGTGACCTGTCACTCTGATTACTGTGAACAGAGTTGCCAGAATTGCCCCCAGCCTTTCAGAGCCCTGCCTGGACCCTTACTGTCACCCTCCTCCTGGCCAAGCCCACAGCACTGCCTCCTGGGAGCAGGACTTTGTGATGCTGGGAGAGCCTGGGTTTTCATGACCCTGAGGCCACACAGGCCACACCTGGACAGAGCCTCCTCTGCCACAGGCGTCCCCACGTATTCCTTATAGTGAGCCTTGAGGTGGCCCTGGGAGCCCTCACCCATCAACTAGCTCCATAAGGAACCTCTCTCTCCTGAAATTTCTGAGCCAGAcactcctctcccttccctgccaCGTTTTCCAGACCTCCGCATCCTCTGGTGGAAGCAACTAATAAAACGGAGGCGTAGACATCCACAGTCAACAGCCTGCACAGAAGAGCAGCCCTCAAGCCCAATCCAAAATGGACCAGGGCATTTATTGTCAGGGAGCACGTTGGATCATGAGAGGGGTCAGTGTCTTCCAGCAGATGCCAGCATTTGCCCCCAGAGCTCTTGTGGCCTTTCTGGGTCTGGCTGGTACTCACTCCCAATGCCTCTTGGGACATTAaaacttctccccatttcccccaacaaAGCCTGGCTTCTATGGCACCCCACTGCCCAGGTTCCCAATCTCAAGGCAAATGTCGGTCAATTTTGATTCATTCAGCTTATCAGTATGATCTCAAACTTGCACAGCTGCCGGCAAAATAGCCTCACAAATTTCTGTTTAATTGCATGAACTGCATGTAATAGACTAATTCTCAATATCTGGTTCCTGGAAAAATATGCTCTGCTCACTGTTCTCAGTGACAGGGGGCCCAGGCGGTCAGCATGCTCCTGTAGGACGGGCTGCACCAGCAGATGTAACTGTCGGGAGGAGGGATATCCAGCCACACTTGATGCTGCGCAGAGCTCACAACACAGGAGGAGAATCACTCCCAGCCCACATTCCTTGTTCTCTCTCCAAAGCCctatctcttcccctctccccatcttGCTGGCAGGAGGGTCAGCAGAGGACAGAGAGCATAGAGACAAGACAGTTCAAGACGGAGAAAGAGGAAGCAGCTTGTGCAAGCTCAGATGGAAAGATCAGGCAAAGGCATGTCACAGCAGAGCCTGAAAATGCGCCCTTGTTCCTCCAGCTTTTCCCAGCACCTGTCCCTGAGGGTTTCCAGCAGACAGATCCCACAGTTTCACAAGTAAAGGCTTCCAGGTTTTTTAAACCTTAGTGATTTTAGCTTGTGCTTGGAATGTTGAGTCATGAAAACTCCTGCCACATTCTTTGTTGATCAGCCTGGTCTATTTCCACTGTTGGGAACTCACTTTAAGTCTAGTTATCTTGGTCCTTTATTTGTTGTGGGTTTCTTGGCTTTGAAtagaaatggaacagaatagacatgGAAAGTATAACTCCCAAAAcctaagaccaaaaaaaaagtaaaaaatcaaatGTGATCAGTTGAGCAAATGGGAcaaaatggggaaaaggaaaaaaaaaaaaaaaacaaaagaaagacaagtaaaaaacaaataagagaGTAAAAGAAGGTACAAACATTTTGTTTCTCCTAATAAATGTGAATAGGTTAGATTCATCTATCCCTTAAAATAGAAAGTGTGAACTGGGTCTAATAAAGAGAGAGgaataaacaaaaagattaaaaagcaaaagaacaaaaaaaaaaaaaggtaagaaagtaAATGTGAGCAAAAAGAAAGCACATTTAGTAACATCAAATAAAGTAGAATTCAACATGCTAAGAAAAAAGGGGAACAGAGAGATATAGTTCCCAATATAGATAACCTACTGAGAAAAGAGAGCAGCTGTGAACTTTACTGCTCCTAATGACACAGCTTTGAGGAAGACATAAACAAAGAACACTCAttgttttccctttaaaaaaaaaaaaaactttttcaaaaaaatgaaatcagagacCCATTCACTGTCAATAATGCTAAAGCAAAAAAGACAAGTTAATAACAAAATGACATTGAGGAGAGTGTGCAGGTATGAGAGAGCAAggatcaaacacacacacacacacacatacacacacacatacatactgcGTAATACCTCTGCAGTTaatgagaaaaccaaagctcAAATTCAAACTTCCAGTTAAGGGTGACATTTAAAAGTCACATCTGGCTTCTCTGCATCACAAGACTTCAAGATACAGCACGAAAGTGATGTTTTTAAAGGCACGAGCACAACTAGATGGAAAGAACATGAGGGGAGACAGCGTTCTGGATGCAGGAAAACAGATGAGGGAGAGGCTGCTGATCTATTCAGCTGATCCAAGACAGCTAAATCCCAAGCCAGCACAAAGGAGGGCACGGAAGCTGTCTGGTTTGCAAAACAAAACTCCTCAAAGACTTGGGGCTTGGTAGGACTAGATATCTCTGGAAATGAGGGCAAAAAAGGAGCTTAGGACAGGAGCACTGGGTGAAGGTTAACTTAGAAAAAAGCagttagggccgggcgcagtggctcatgcctctaatcccagcactttgggaggccaaggcaggcagatcacttgaggtcaggagttcgagaccagcctgaccaatatggtgaaaccctgtttctactaaaaacacaaaaattagctgggcgtgctggcacatgcctgtaatcatagttactcaggaggctgaggcaggagaattgcttgaacctgggaggtggaggttgacacgagattggaccactgcacttcagtctgggcaatagagcaagactccgtctccaaaaagaaataccaaaaaaaaagcagttataTCTCAGATTTTCTGAACAATCCAGTGCCAGGAGGTGACTGCCTGCCCCCACTCAGCTGTAAGGCTGGAGTTGTATTCTCTGAGCATAAGAGGGAGTCCTTCAGACTGGGGACTCTGGCTCTGTTCTTGGTGGAGTATCTTAGAGAACAGGAAGGTTGGGTGAACATCAATGTGCCGACCAGTTGCTTAGCCCCCAGTCTCCATCCACATTTGGTTCCCAAGCCCCAGCAGTCAGTAGTAGCCCCCAGGAAGGAAACTGATGAATTTTCTCCAGTAACTTTCTCCAGAGGTTCTCCAGTAAAATGGCTAAGTTGGACCTCCCTGTGTATGCCCTGCCTGTCCTCAGACACCACACAGTCAGCTCCATAGAGAACCATTCCCAAGTGGGAGTGATAGGTCTGGTGCAGCAGACATTCGAGGAAAGACTCTCATTTGAGGAACCGagacaaaaacaggaagaaaacaaaaagcaagttgCAGGCAGCAGATAGTGTGCAGGGGGAGGAAAATTGTTATACAAAACTACTATAATATCCTAAGAGAGAATCTGTAAATACGGAAGAGTCAGAGGTAGAACCCATCCCCAGAAGTCAGAAATAAGATATCATGAATAAAAAACTCCAAAGAAGGTCTGATGAAAACTTGACACTCCTAGGAAGAAGAGGACAATAAGGGAGACAACCCAACGTCCGAATAGAAGGAGTtttagaaagagagaagagagaaatgaagggAAAGGAGTCTTTAGAGAAATGCTTGAAATAAATTCCCCAGGATGGGAGTATAAACACTAAATACTAACTGAGATAACCAAAATTACCGTAGAGGTTTGGGAAGGCGTGTGGTCgggtggtggtgggtgtgggGGTGATGTGGGTGGAGAAGGGGCAGAAAACAAAGTCTCACCACACATGCTAGGAAATCCATAGACAAtgactaaaatgtaaaatcaaaaagGAGTAACATAAGCATactaattagaaataaatatctttaaaaaaatggtaagaaacCTCATCTGAGAGCACAGAACATGGTGACAGATTCAGGCAATGGCAGAGGAAGAATTTGCTGCCTCATGATAAGCTGTGTAGAACTCTTGATTCTTCAAACTATGTGCAAGTATAActttcattgtaaaaaaaaataaaaaagtgaaataagacggaaataatttatttttgagattttgagaATACGAATAAGACAAAGCAGAGCCACGGGGCAGGGATGTAGGGCAGGGGAGTGAGCTGGTGACAGGGTCagcttgcatttttttctgtgttattgTAATTTCTCATGTTGAGATTATCTTCATGTAAGtccatattttaaagtattttaaaaatttaaacaagaaaggaaaaactaaaaccaaaaaaagaaagaaatgcagcagGGTCACAGCCCTAGAGGGTTCTTTGGATGAccaggaggagaagggggaggccAGGTCAAGGGCTTCCTCTTCTAGAAAGGGCCACTGAGCCCCACACTGGCCTCTGAAGAGGCCCTGGCATATTGGAGGATCTTGGAAGATGTGTTCAGAATGAACCTAGGGATGGGGTGGAAGGTTCATGATGCTGTGTGTCTGGCAGCCCACTCCCAGTGGGGAGCCCATAGTCTCTGAAGCGTACGGCATAGGATGCTCATCCTACAGGTGGGAACACAAAACGCAGATGTGGGACCAGAGGACACCTGTAGAGGGGCTTCACTGCCACACCCAGGATCTAGGTCGTCACTCCATGGGCTACGATGGGGGTCGGTGAAGGTTGTGGGTTGCTAAGACTTGGCCATCAGAGCCCCAAGAGGAGAGTCATCCTGCAGCAGCACAGATAGGGGCTGGCCAGGACCAGGCTGGAAGCAGAAAGGCCACTTAGATGGGGCTCATGTTCTAATATCAGCTGAGGCCAAGAAAATCCTCACCATGCTGGAACAAGGGCGAGGGGCCTT encodes the following:
- the ARHGAP22 gene encoding rho GTPase-activating protein 22 isoform X12; translated protein: MLPTASSKRKTFAARYFTRSKSLVMGEQSRSPGQTPCPHRLGPVLKAGWLKKQRSIMKNWQQRWFVLRGDQLFYYKDKDEIKPQENGSPDISSLKLKPGSL